The Buttiauxella selenatireducens genome has a window encoding:
- a CDS encoding D-Ala-D-Ala carboxypeptidase family metallohydrolase: MKAISPHFHRHDFCCPCGCGFADVSIELVALLEAVFEYFQQPVLIRRGCSCTQHNKACGDEYASQHLLGTAADITVEKTSPDDVANYLEATYPQKYGIGRSESWTHIDMRLTVARWRE; the protein is encoded by the coding sequence GTGAAAGCCATATCTCCTCATTTCCATCGACATGATTTTTGTTGCCCGTGCGGGTGCGGTTTTGCTGATGTCAGCATTGAATTAGTGGCTCTTCTCGAAGCGGTATTCGAGTATTTTCAACAACCTGTCTTGATACGGCGGGGGTGTAGTTGCACGCAACACAACAAAGCCTGCGGTGATGAATACGCAAGTCAGCATTTATTAGGAACGGCGGCGGATATAACGGTGGAAAAAACTTCCCCCGATGACGTCGCTAATTATCTTGAGGCGACGTACCCGCAAAAATATGGAATAGGGCGAAGCGAATCCTGGACACATATTGATATGCGTTTAACGGTTGCTCGTTGGCGAGAGTAA
- a CDS encoding excisionase translates to MGQLVSLSDWAAGPNGFKNPPGMAALHRIAKTKQTYPPAVKQGRRWVVDEEAKFIGMVGRVEISNHLPPNARSLVEKALNGCKTP, encoded by the coding sequence ATGGGCCAATTAGTTTCTTTATCAGACTGGGCCGCAGGGCCAAATGGTTTTAAGAATCCCCCAGGAATGGCGGCTCTTCATCGTATAGCTAAAACTAAGCAAACTTATCCACCAGCAGTGAAACAAGGTCGCCGATGGGTAGTGGATGAAGAGGCAAAATTTATAGGCATGGTGGGTCGCGTAGAAATATCAAACCATTTGCCTCCCAATGCCCGCTCATTAGTGGAGAAAGCACTCAATGGCTGCAAGACCCCGTAA
- a CDS encoding 3'-5' exonuclease has protein sequence MNHLMIDLETMGNKPTAPIVSIGAVFFEPSTGEMGPEFYTVVKLKSSIESGAIPDPDTIIWWMKQSTEARAAICDEANSMPIGDALSELNNFITGNTNPKYVQVWGNGATFDNVILRASYERGNIDCLWPFWGDRDVRTIVELGRAVGFNPRYEIPFDGDMHNALADAKHQAKYVSAIWQKLIPATSTNL, from the coding sequence ATGAACCATTTAATGATTGATTTAGAAACCATGGGTAATAAACCCACTGCACCGATCGTCTCCATCGGCGCGGTATTCTTTGAACCTTCCACGGGTGAGATGGGTCCTGAATTTTACACTGTAGTAAAACTGAAAAGTTCCATTGAATCAGGTGCCATACCCGATCCCGACACTATCATTTGGTGGATGAAACAAAGCACCGAAGCACGCGCAGCGATTTGCGATGAGGCAAACTCTATGCCAATTGGTGATGCATTATCAGAGCTGAACAATTTCATCACCGGCAATACCAACCCTAAATATGTTCAGGTATGGGGAAATGGTGCCACGTTCGATAACGTAATTCTTCGGGCAAGCTACGAGCGGGGCAATATTGATTGTTTATGGCCTTTCTGGGGGGATCGTGATGTACGAACAATCGTCGAGTTGGGTCGCGCTGTCGGGTTTAACCCGCGCTATGAAATCCCATTTGATGGCGATATGCATAACGCGCTGGCCGACGCTAAACATCAGGCTAAATACGTGTCTGCTATCTGGCAAAAGTTAATACCTGCCACCAGCACCAATTTGTAA
- a CDS encoding phage integrase Arm DNA-binding domain-containing protein — MAARPRKHNISTPNLYCKLDKRNSKTYWQYRHPITGVFVGFGTDEDSAKSAAEEMNRILSEQENTQSYLLVDMAIKAQAKREPGVRVKNWVNRYMLVQQERMDNGEIKKPTYKSRKNCSNTLSVRMPNLRLQDVDTKMLATIIDEYKAAGKVRMAQLLRAVWIDVFKEAQHAGEVPAGYNPALAVRNPKNKVSRSRLTFEQWQKIYDHASGLAPFAQNSMLLALVTGQRRGDLVEMKFSDVWDGYLHIIQSKTGVRLALPLTLKCEAIDLTLGEIISRCRDRVVSKYMLHSQRNHASNKAGEKIDVNSLSRVFLEARVKSGLTFPKGSTPPSFHEQRSLSSRLYEAQGINVKTLLGHKTDAMSEQYKDERGQGWITLAV, encoded by the coding sequence ATGGCTGCAAGACCCCGTAAACATAATATTTCCACCCCTAACCTTTATTGCAAACTTGATAAGCGCAATAGCAAAACATACTGGCAATATCGTCATCCCATTACAGGAGTTTTTGTTGGGTTTGGAACTGACGAGGACTCGGCAAAGTCGGCCGCAGAAGAGATGAACCGTATTTTATCAGAGCAAGAAAATACACAGTCTTATCTTCTGGTTGATATGGCTATTAAGGCTCAGGCAAAACGTGAACCAGGGGTCAGAGTTAAAAACTGGGTAAACAGGTACATGCTCGTTCAACAGGAAAGAATGGACAACGGTGAAATAAAAAAACCCACATATAAAAGCCGGAAAAATTGCTCTAATACACTCTCTGTAAGAATGCCAAATCTACGACTGCAGGATGTCGATACCAAAATGTTGGCAACTATTATAGATGAGTACAAAGCGGCAGGAAAAGTAAGAATGGCACAGCTATTGCGGGCGGTCTGGATTGATGTATTTAAAGAAGCCCAACATGCTGGTGAAGTTCCTGCTGGGTACAACCCAGCGCTCGCTGTGCGCAACCCTAAAAACAAAGTGTCGCGATCAAGACTTACCTTCGAACAGTGGCAGAAAATATATGACCATGCATCTGGCCTAGCCCCATTCGCACAAAATTCAATGTTGTTAGCCTTAGTAACTGGCCAGCGGCGTGGGGATCTCGTCGAAATGAAATTCAGTGATGTTTGGGATGGATATCTGCACATTATTCAGTCGAAGACAGGGGTTCGTCTTGCTCTCCCGCTAACACTGAAGTGCGAAGCAATTGATTTAACCCTCGGTGAGATCATTTCAAGATGCCGGGATCGAGTAGTCAGTAAGTACATGCTCCACAGTCAGCGTAATCACGCATCTAACAAAGCTGGGGAAAAGATTGATGTGAATAGCCTCAGCCGCGTATTCCTGGAAGCTAGAGTAAAATCAGGTTTAACTTTTCCTAAAGGAAGCACTCCTCCTTCGTTTCATGAACAGCGTTCTTTATCGTCACGTCTCTATGAAGCACAGGGTATAAATGTGAAAACACTTCTGGGCCATAAAACGGATGCTATGAGTGAACAATACAAGGATGAGCGCGGTCAGGGTTGGATTACGCTTGCTGTTTAG